In Actinomyces radicidentis, one genomic interval encodes:
- a CDS encoding alanine/glycine:cation symporter family protein, whose amino-acid sequence MSTLLSASVLAAAAAPSSVLDSAADSLANVSDHLYGQFLAWVLIAAGLYFTIRSRGVQFRHFGDMVKEITGSRSSADEHEGGISSFQAFAIGLASRVGTGNIVGVAIAITMGGPGAVFWMWLVATVGMATGFIESTLAQIFKVRHHDGTFRGGPAYYITRGLGSRTWGSVFAVVITFVFGFAYEATQANTIAATAHDTFGVEPWVTAIVLVVITAPIIFKGIKRVAGVAEWMAPFMALLYALIAIVILVMNLGAIPLAIKEIFEGAFGLNQAFAGLSGGLYAAAINGIKRGLFSNEAGEGSVPNAAATATTSHPVNQGFIQSMGVFVDTIVVCTATALIVLLSGVYTPAGADADTAGVLTTASVTSQLGSWSQYLMAFILFVFAYSSLLGNFTYAEVNMDFIRKGQSKHYLLRTMILVATFIGSVASLTFVWNLSDVAMGCMATINIVSIALLGKWAFGALRDWEQQREAQKRGEIDVIRFVGTGNPNLPRDVPGDVWDGSASATNGGVAVEQR is encoded by the coding sequence ATGTCCACACTCCTCAGCGCCTCCGTGCTCGCCGCAGCCGCGGCCCCGAGCTCGGTCCTCGACTCGGCGGCGGACTCGCTCGCCAACGTCTCGGACCACCTCTACGGTCAGTTCCTCGCCTGGGTGCTCATCGCCGCCGGCCTGTACTTCACGATCCGTTCCCGCGGCGTCCAGTTCCGCCACTTCGGCGACATGGTCAAGGAGATCACCGGCTCGCGATCCTCCGCCGACGAGCACGAGGGCGGCATCTCCTCCTTCCAGGCCTTCGCGATCGGCCTGGCCTCGCGCGTCGGCACCGGCAACATCGTCGGCGTCGCCATCGCCATCACCATGGGCGGACCCGGCGCCGTCTTCTGGATGTGGCTCGTCGCCACCGTCGGCATGGCCACCGGCTTCATCGAGTCCACGCTCGCCCAGATCTTCAAGGTCCGCCACCACGACGGCACCTTCCGCGGAGGCCCCGCCTACTACATCACCCGCGGCCTCGGCTCGCGGACCTGGGGCTCCGTCTTCGCCGTCGTCATCACCTTCGTCTTCGGCTTCGCCTACGAGGCCACCCAGGCCAACACCATCGCCGCCACCGCGCACGACACCTTCGGCGTCGAGCCGTGGGTCACCGCGATCGTCCTCGTCGTCATCACCGCGCCCATCATCTTCAAGGGCATCAAGCGCGTCGCCGGCGTCGCCGAGTGGATGGCCCCCTTCATGGCCCTGCTGTACGCGCTCATCGCGATCGTCATCCTCGTCATGAACCTCGGCGCCATCCCGTTGGCGATCAAGGAGATCTTCGAGGGCGCCTTCGGCCTCAACCAGGCCTTCGCCGGCCTGTCCGGCGGTCTCTACGCCGCCGCTATCAACGGCATCAAGCGAGGCCTGTTCTCCAACGAGGCCGGTGAGGGATCCGTCCCGAACGCCGCCGCCACCGCGACCACCTCGCACCCGGTCAACCAGGGCTTCATCCAGTCCATGGGCGTCTTCGTCGACACCATCGTCGTGTGCACCGCGACCGCGCTCATCGTCCTGCTCTCAGGCGTCTACACCCCGGCTGGCGCGGACGCGGACACCGCCGGCGTCCTCACGACCGCCTCCGTGACCTCGCAGCTCGGCTCGTGGTCTCAGTACCTCATGGCCTTCATCCTCTTCGTCTTCGCCTACTCCTCGCTGCTGGGTAACTTCACGTACGCCGAGGTCAACATGGACTTCATCCGCAAGGGCCAGTCGAAGCACTACCTGCTGCGCACGATGATCCTCGTGGCGACCTTCATCGGCTCGGTCGCCTCGCTGACCTTCGTCTGGAACCTCTCCGACGTCGCGATGGGCTGCATGGCGACGATCAACATCGTCTCCATCGCGCTGCTCGGCAAGTGGGCCTTCGGCGCCCTGCGCGACTGGGAGCAGCAGCGCGAGGCGCAGAAGCGCGGTGAGATCGACGTCATCCGCTTCGTCGGGACCGGCAACCCGAACCTTCCCCGCGACGTCCCCGGCGACGTCTGGGACGGCTCCGCCTCCGCCACGAACGGCGGCGTCGCCGTCGAGCAGCGCTGA
- a CDS encoding alanine/glycine:cation symporter family protein, which yields MSIVDTVLSTLSNWLFGTVLVWLLLGVGAFVTWRTRAVQLRHVRSVLRAVAGSRSGAEGGISSFQAFAVGLACRVGTGNVVGVALALVLGGPGAVFWMWVVALVGMATAFCEATLGQVFKVRRGDGTFRGGPAYYLARGLHWPVIGAVFAVVFMVANGLAMPMVQANAMTAALESSAGLNPWWGAAIVAVLVAPVLLGGLRSIASVTEWMAPIMAIAYIVLVLLIIVTHPEQAGTALGQIVAGAFGLRAGLAGAAGGVAAAVLNGVRRGLFSNEAGLGGAACASGSATVAHPAQQGFIQAFGVFVDTMLVCTATALAILIASADDGTVYTPGVTGADGVDVSGTLTQRAIAHLLGSWTSWPMTLLILVLAYSTILGAFSYAEVSLDYLTKRSWAPTALRAAAVVCSFVGGGAALTTVWTLADVLLGAGAILNLIAIVALSRWVGGALRDWEAQRAAGVEAPRFVATGNRYLPGELEGDVWAGERTDSRETAPVR from the coding sequence GTGAGCATCGTCGACACCGTCCTGTCCACCCTGTCCAACTGGCTCTTCGGCACGGTCCTCGTCTGGCTCCTCCTCGGAGTCGGCGCCTTCGTCACCTGGCGCACCCGCGCCGTCCAGCTCCGTCACGTCCGCTCCGTGCTGCGCGCCGTCGCCGGCTCGCGATCCGGGGCGGAGGGCGGGATCTCCTCCTTCCAGGCCTTCGCCGTCGGTCTCGCCTGCCGCGTCGGCACGGGCAACGTCGTCGGCGTCGCCCTCGCCCTCGTCCTCGGCGGGCCGGGCGCCGTGTTCTGGATGTGGGTCGTCGCCCTCGTCGGCATGGCGACCGCCTTCTGCGAGGCCACCCTCGGCCAGGTCTTCAAGGTGCGCCGCGGCGACGGCACCTTCCGCGGCGGCCCCGCCTACTACCTCGCCCGCGGCCTGCACTGGCCCGTCATCGGCGCGGTCTTCGCCGTCGTCTTCATGGTCGCCAACGGGCTCGCGATGCCCATGGTGCAGGCCAACGCCATGACCGCGGCCCTCGAGTCCTCCGCCGGGCTCAACCCCTGGTGGGGCGCCGCGATCGTCGCGGTGCTCGTGGCACCGGTGCTCCTCGGCGGCCTGCGCTCCATCGCGAGCGTCACCGAGTGGATGGCGCCGATCATGGCGATCGCCTACATCGTCCTCGTCCTGCTCATCATCGTCACCCACCCCGAGCAGGCGGGTACCGCCCTGGGGCAGATCGTCGCCGGCGCCTTCGGCCTGCGGGCCGGGCTGGCCGGAGCCGCCGGGGGAGTGGCCGCCGCCGTCCTCAACGGCGTGCGCCGCGGCCTCTTCTCCAACGAGGCCGGTCTGGGCGGAGCCGCCTGCGCCTCGGGCTCGGCCACTGTCGCCCACCCGGCGCAGCAGGGCTTCATCCAGGCCTTCGGCGTCTTCGTCGACACCATGCTCGTGTGCACGGCGACGGCGCTGGCCATCCTCATCGCCAGCGCCGACGACGGCACCGTCTACACGCCCGGCGTCACGGGAGCCGACGGCGTCGACGTCTCCGGCACCCTCACCCAGCGGGCCATCGCGCACCTGCTCGGGAGCTGGACGAGCTGGCCGATGACCCTCCTCATCCTCGTCCTCGCCTACTCGACGATCCTCGGGGCCTTCTCCTACGCCGAGGTCAGCCTCGACTACCTCACGAAGCGCTCCTGGGCGCCGACGGCGCTGCGCGCGGCCGCCGTCGTCTGCTCCTTCGTGGGCGGTGGTGCGGCCCTCACCACCGTGTGGACCCTCGCCGACGTGCTCCTGGGCGCCGGCGCGATCCTCAACCTCATCGCCATCGTCGCCCTGTCGCGCTGGGTGGGCGGGGCGCTGCGGGACTGGGAGGCCCAGCGGGCCGCCGGCGTCGAGGCACCGCGCTTCGTCGCCACCGGCAACCGCTACCTGCCCGGCGAGCTCGAGGGCGACGTCTGGGCCGGGGAGCGGACGGACTCCCGGGAGACCGCCCCCGTGCGGTGA
- a CDS encoding alanine/glycine:cation symporter family protein: MSTILTAAALPALSAADVEAALNTIDDRLYTYVLAVLLIACGLYFTVRTRGVQLRHLGTMLRTITSSRSGAEGGISSFQAFAVGLAARVGIGNVAGVALAVVAGGPGALFWMWVVAVLGMATAFIESTLAQVFKVRGRGLTFHGGPAYYIRHGLGSRFWSGVFAVLCIVAVGLTVVMVQTNSLAGIINATVPSVQPWMVGVVLIVLTLPIVLGGLHAVARAAEWMAPLMALVYVVMTIVVICMHLGQLPHVLAEILRGAFGADQALYGVAGGLFAAVLNGVRRGLFSNEAGLGTAPNAAGTATTTHPVRQGLIQSFGVFVDTILVCTATGLLILLATDTYQPGKQGLVGAVLTQQAVVEHLGEWTTWPMVVLIFILVFSTVLGCYSYSQVNVNFLGGELRAEQVLGVLLTAAAFAGTVLTLPIVWALTDIALGLMGLLNLVAIVRLAPWALGALRDFEAQRAVGVADPVFVGHGNPLLPGDTADGVWEPRPERAATTSSQAPAAGGEA; the protein is encoded by the coding sequence ATGAGCACGATCCTCACGGCCGCCGCCCTCCCGGCCCTCAGCGCCGCCGACGTCGAGGCTGCCCTCAACACCATCGACGACCGCCTCTACACCTACGTCCTCGCGGTCCTCCTCATCGCCTGCGGCCTGTACTTCACCGTCCGCACCCGCGGCGTCCAGCTGCGCCACCTCGGCACGATGCTGCGGACCATCACCTCCTCCCGCTCCGGCGCGGAGGGCGGGATCTCCTCCTTCCAGGCCTTCGCCGTCGGGCTCGCCGCCCGCGTGGGCATCGGCAACGTCGCCGGCGTCGCCCTCGCCGTCGTCGCCGGCGGACCGGGCGCCCTGTTCTGGATGTGGGTCGTCGCGGTCCTCGGCATGGCGACCGCCTTCATCGAGTCCACCCTCGCCCAGGTCTTCAAGGTCCGCGGCCGCGGCCTCACCTTCCACGGCGGCCCCGCGTACTACATCCGGCACGGGCTCGGCTCGCGCTTCTGGTCGGGCGTCTTCGCCGTCCTGTGCATCGTTGCCGTCGGCCTCACGGTCGTCATGGTCCAGACGAACTCCCTGGCCGGCATCATCAACGCGACCGTCCCCAGCGTCCAGCCGTGGATGGTCGGCGTCGTCCTCATCGTCCTCACCCTCCCGATCGTGCTCGGCGGTCTCCACGCCGTGGCCCGCGCGGCCGAGTGGATGGCACCCCTCATGGCGCTCGTCTACGTCGTCATGACGATCGTCGTCATCTGCATGCACCTCGGTCAGCTCCCGCACGTCCTGGCCGAGATCCTCCGCGGCGCCTTCGGTGCCGACCAGGCGCTCTACGGCGTCGCCGGCGGCCTCTTCGCCGCCGTCCTTAACGGCGTGCGCCGAGGCCTGTTCTCCAACGAGGCCGGTCTCGGCACCGCTCCGAACGCCGCGGGCACCGCGACGACGACGCACCCCGTGAGGCAGGGCCTCATCCAGTCCTTCGGCGTCTTCGTCGACACGATCCTCGTGTGCACCGCGACCGGACTCCTCATCCTGCTCGCCACGGACACCTACCAGCCCGGCAAGCAGGGCCTCGTGGGCGCCGTCCTCACCCAGCAGGCCGTCGTCGAGCACCTGGGGGAGTGGACCACCTGGCCGATGGTCGTCCTCATCTTCATCCTCGTCTTCTCCACCGTGCTCGGCTGCTACTCGTACTCACAGGTCAACGTGAACTTCCTGGGCGGGGAGCTCCGTGCCGAGCAGGTCCTCGGCGTCCTGCTCACCGCAGCGGCCTTCGCCGGAACCGTCCTCACCCTGCCCATCGTCTGGGCCCTCACGGACATCGCCCTGGGCCTCATGGGATTGCTCAATCTCGTCGCCATCGTGCGCCTCGCCCCCTGGGCCCTCGGCGCCCTGCGCGACTTCGAGGCGCAGCGGGCCGTCGGCGTCGCCGACCCGGTCTTCGTCGGGCACGGCAACCCGCTCCTGCCCGGAGACACCGCCGACGGCGTCTGGGAGCCCCGCCCCGAGCGCGCCGCCACGACGTCGTCCCAGGCGCCCGCCGCCGGTGGGGAGGCCTGA
- a CDS encoding alanine/glycine:cation symporter family protein, whose product MDALAANLLTVADWITAHVTMWVLIATGLFLTVITRAVQVRHLPDMVRQVAGSRSGAEGGISSFQAFAISLAARVGVGNVFGVAAALLMGGPGAIFWMWVVALVGMATAFFEATLAQVFKARAADGTFRGGPAFYMAGGMRSKALGGTFAVITVLTCGFVITSVQSNAFAGTLVEAFGSGESALPGFGGLTAAQLVVAALTFVLTAVVVFGGIRSVARVTEWMAPIMALIYVALVLFICLTNLASFVDVLGQIVRGAFAPQPILGGLGGGIMAAVVNGTKRGLFSNEAGQGTAPNAAATATVTHPVQQGFIQSLGVFIDTIVVCTATAFVILIAGPETWTAEGANPANLTTLAISHELGGWTVAPMAVLIFVLAYSSIIAAYVYSDVNMSFLTGGRKWASWIVRWVSALSATAGAVLSLDVVWNAVDIAMAIMTLTNLVALIALSRWGVGVLKDYEAQRAAGVAEPVFRGTGNRFLPADVPGDVWSGVPETTQPAAATGAER is encoded by the coding sequence ATGGACGCCCTCGCAGCCAACCTCCTCACGGTCGCCGACTGGATCACGGCCCACGTCACCATGTGGGTCCTCATCGCCACCGGTCTCTTCCTCACGGTCATCACCCGCGCGGTCCAGGTCCGCCACCTGCCCGACATGGTCCGGCAGGTCGCCGGCTCGCGCTCGGGCGCTGAGGGCGGGATCTCCTCCTTCCAGGCCTTCGCGATCTCGCTCGCCGCCCGCGTCGGCGTCGGCAACGTCTTCGGCGTCGCCGCCGCCCTCCTCATGGGCGGGCCCGGCGCCATCTTCTGGATGTGGGTCGTCGCCCTGGTCGGCATGGCGACCGCCTTCTTCGAGGCCACTCTCGCCCAGGTCTTCAAGGCGCGCGCCGCCGACGGCACCTTCCGCGGCGGCCCCGCCTTCTACATGGCCGGCGGCATGCGCTCCAAGGCCCTCGGCGGCACCTTCGCCGTCATCACGGTCCTCACCTGCGGCTTCGTCATCACCTCGGTGCAGTCCAACGCCTTCGCCGGCACCCTCGTCGAGGCCTTCGGCTCCGGCGAGTCCGCCCTGCCCGGCTTCGGCGGTCTCACCGCCGCCCAGCTCGTCGTCGCGGCGCTCACCTTCGTCCTCACCGCCGTCGTCGTCTTCGGCGGGATCCGCTCCGTGGCCCGCGTGACCGAGTGGATGGCGCCGATCATGGCGCTCATCTACGTCGCCCTCGTCCTCTTCATCTGCCTCACCAACCTCGCCTCCTTCGTCGACGTGCTCGGCCAGATCGTCCGCGGCGCCTTCGCCCCGCAGCCGATCCTCGGAGGCCTCGGCGGCGGGATCATGGCCGCCGTCGTCAACGGCACGAAGCGCGGCCTGTTCTCCAACGAGGCCGGCCAGGGCACCGCCCCCAACGCCGCCGCCACCGCCACCGTCACGCACCCCGTCCAGCAGGGCTTCATCCAGTCGCTCGGCGTCTTCATCGACACCATCGTCGTGTGCACCGCGACCGCCTTCGTCATCCTCATCGCCGGCCCCGAGACCTGGACCGCGGAGGGCGCCAACCCCGCCAACCTCACGACCCTCGCCATCTCCCACGAGCTCGGCGGCTGGACCGTGGCCCCCATGGCCGTCCTCATCTTCGTCCTCGCCTACTCCTCGATCATCGCCGCCTACGTCTACTCCGACGTCAACATGTCCTTCCTGACGGGCGGCAGGAAGTGGGCGAGCTGGATCGTGCGCTGGGTGAGCGCCCTGTCCGCCACCGCGGGCGCCGTCCTGTCCCTCGACGTCGTCTGGAACGCCGTCGACATCGCCATGGCGATCATGACCCTCACCAACCTCGTCGCCCTCATCGCCCTGTCCCGCTGGGGCGTCGGCGTCCTCAAGGACTACGAGGCCCAGCGCGCCGCCGGAGTGGCCGAGCCCGTCTTCCGCGGCACCGGCAACCGCTTCCTCCCGGCCGACGTGCCCGGCGACGTCTGGAGCGGCGTCCCCGAGACCACCCAGCCCGCCGCCGCGACGGGGGCCGAGCGATGA